Genomic window (Agromyces mariniharenae):
AGCTGCCGGCGCAGGCGCTCCAGCCGCTCGAGCAGGTCGCCGAGGCCGACGTGCTTCATGTCGTAGACCTGCATCGAGAGCGTGCCGCCCTTGACCCACCAGCTCGGCTTCGCGAGCAGCACCGCGTGGTCGCCCTGCTTGAACTGCTCGGACAGGCGCGCGCGCACCGACGACCACATGGTGAACGAGATCGTGGCGTCGGTCTCGAGGTCCTTCAGCTTGCCGTAGACGTTGCCGCCCGAGACGCCCCACTGCGTGATCTCGCCCTCGACCCACACGGTGCCGAGCCGGTCGAGGTACTCCTTCAGCTTCGCCGAGAGCAGCGCGACGGGCCACGGATGCTCGCGCGTCGCCGGTGCGTCGGTCATGGGGGCCTCCCGCCGCCCGCCCAGCATCGCCCGCGTAGGATGGACACCGTGACGAGCACGACGGATGCCCCGCGAATCGGCCTCGGGATGCCCAGGATGCCGGGCGTTCGCGGCCGGCTCAAGGATATCCCCGCCCCCGGACGCAAGCGGGTGCTGCTCGCGGCGCCCCGCGGCTACTGCGCCGGTGTCGACCGCGCCGTGATCGCCGTCGAGAAGGCGCTCGAGCACTACGGCGCGCCCGTCTACGTGCGCAAGCAGATCGTGCACAACATCCACGTGGTCACCGAGCTCGAGAAGCAGGGCGCGATCTTCGTCGACGAGGTCGACGAGGTGCCCGAGGGCGCCCACGTGGTGTTCAGCGCGCACGGGGTCTCGCCCGCGGTCGTGAACTCGGCGGCGGATCGCGGCCTGCACGCGATCGACGCGACCTGCCCGCTCGTCACGAAGGTGCACCGCGAGGCCGTGCGCTTCGCGCGCGACGACTACGAGATCCTGCTCATCGGCCACGAGGGCCACGAGGAGGTCGAGGGCACCGCCGGTGAGGCGCCCGACCACGTCACCCTCGTGAACAGCCCCGACGACGTGCCGAACATCGAGGTGCGCGACCCCGAGAAGGTCGTCTGGCTGTCGCAGACCACCCTGTCGGTCGACGAGACCATGGAGACCGTGCGGCGACTGCGCGAGCGGTTCCCGGCCCTGCAGGACCCGCCCTCCGACGACATCTGCTACGCCACGCAGAACCGCCAGGTCGCGATCAAGAAGGTCGCGCAGGAGGCCGAGCTCGTGATCGTGGTCGGCTCGGCGAACTCGTCGAACAGCGTCCGCCTCGTCGAGGTGGCCCTCGAGAACGGCGCGAAGGCCGCCTACCGGGTGGACTACTCGACCGAGATCAAGCAGGAGTGGCTCGACGGCGTGTCGACGGTCGGCGTGACGAGCGGGGCATCCGTGCCCGAGGGGCTCGTGAAGGAGGTGCTCCTCGAACTGGAGGACGCCGGCTACGCCGATGTCGCGGAGGTGAAGACGGCCGAGGAGGACCTCATGTTCTCGCTGCCGAAGGAGCTGCGCCGCGACCTCAGCGGCAACCGCGACGCCCGCGCCCTCGGTGGGCGCTCGCGCGCGAACACCGACGCCTGAGCGCGACAGCGCGGCGCGACGGATGCCGCTGGTGACGAGGTCCCGGCACTGACTGGGCCGCACAGCGGCGGCGTGGCGCTACGGCGCCGTGGTGCCCGCCATGCGCTCGATGTAGGCGACGAAGGTCGGATCGTTGAGGAACACGATCGACACGAGCACCATCATGAGCACGAGCGACAGCACGCCGCCGAGGATCGGCACCCAGAACGCCGTCTTGCGGGCGCGCAGGCGCAGGATCGACCAGCCGAGCGTCGCCGCGTAGAGCGCGAGCTGGAGCACCGTGCCGACCATGGTGAGCGTGGGCAGCCACTCGGGCGGCGTGAAGTCGCCGACGCCCTGCTGCTCGTAGACGAGGGAGAACTGCTGCGGCAGCATCTGCAGGCTCGCCGCGGTGTTGATCGCGCCGAATGCGCCGAGTGCGAGCAGCGCAATGGTCACGACGCGATCGACGGCACTGGGCTGGCGCTCGCCGGGCAGCGCGACCGGGGCCGGCGGAGGCGGGGGCGCGGTGGGCTGCACGGGAGGGGCCGGCTGCACGGGCGCCGCCGACTCGTCGGCGGGCGGCTGCCACGTCCAGCCCTCTGGCGCGTACTCGCCGTAGCGCGGACGTGGCCGCTCGTCGGCGGCGCCACCCTGACCGGGGGCGTCGGGCGTGCGAGCGGCCTCGTCCTGCGACATCCGTGTGCCTACGCGCTGATCGACTGGCCGGCCGAGCCGAGCTGGCGGGTCGACTCGCCGACGCGGACGGCCATCGCCGACTCGGCGACCTTGCCCCAGGCGCGCGGGTCGTAGAGCTTCTTGTTGCCGACCGAGCCGTCGACCTTCAGCACGCCGTCGTAGTTGTCGAACATGTAGCCGGCGATCGAGCGCGTGAACGCGTACTGCGTGTCGGTGTCGATGTTCATCTTCACGACGCCGTTGCGCACGGCCTCGGCGATCTCCTCGTCGGTCGAGCCGGAGCCGCCGTGGAAGACGAGGTCGAGCGGCTTCGGGCCCGTGCCGTACTTGGCGGCGAGGCCGTCCTGGATCTCCTTGAGGAGCTCGGGGCGGAGCTTCACGTTGCCGGGCGCGTAGACGCCGTGCACGTTGCCGAACGTGAGCGCGGCCATGTAGCGGCCGTCCTCGCCGAGGCCGAGGGCCTCGACCGTCTTGATCGCATCGTCGAGCGTCGTGTAGAGGTGCTCGTTGATCTCGTGGCTGACACCGTCCTCCTCGCCGCCGACGACGCCGATCTCGACCTCGAGCACGGCGTTGATGGCCTTCATGCGGGGGAGGATCTCCTTGGCGATCTCGAGGTTCTCGTCGAGCGGAACCGCCGAGCCGTCCCACATGTGGGACTGGAAGATCGGGTTGCGGCCGGCCTTGACCTCCTCCTCGGAGGCGGCGATGAGCGGGAACACGAAGTCGTCGAGCGCGTTCTTCGGGCAGTGGTCGGTGTGCAGCGCGACCGTGATCGGGTAGGACTTCGCGACCTCGTGCGCGAACCGCGCGAACGCCAGCGCGCCGGCGGAGCGGGCCTTCACGGTGTGGCCGGCGAAGTAGTCGGCGCCGCCCGTGGTCACCTGGATGATGCCGTCGGAGCCCGACTCGGCCAGACCCTGCAGCACCGCGTTGAGCGTCTGCGAGGAGGAGACGTTGAACGCCGGGAAGGCGAAGCCCTTCGCCTTGGCGGTGTCGAGCATCTCGGCGTACTGCTCCGGGGTTGCGATGGGCATGGTGCTCCTTCGAAGGTGACGTTGGGTTCGGGACGAGTCTAGCGAGGTGGCGAGGAGTGCTCAGGTCGCTCGTGACGGGCGGCGGGGTCGGTCGGCGCGGTGCAGGATGGACGGATGAGCTCCCCTGGCGCCGCGCCCCTCGCCGACCTCGACGGCCGGGTCGCGCGTGCGCTGCGGAATGCGACGGCGGCGGCAGCGGCATCCGTGGTGCCGCTCGTCGGCTCGGGCGACGGCATGGCCGTGGACGGCACCGCGGTGGATGCCCTGCGCGCCGCGCTCGCGGCGATCGCCGTCGACGGTCGCGTCGTCGCCGGTGAGGGCGAGAAGGACGCGGCGCCGATGCTCGCGCCGGGTGAGCGGTTCGGCACGGGCGGTCTCGCCCTCGACCTCGCGGTGGACCCGGTCGACGGCACGCGGCTCGCGGCGTCCGGTCGCGACGGGGCGATGGCCGTGCTCGCGGTCACCGGCCGCGATGGATTCGCCGACCTCGGCCCGGCGCACTACCTCGCGAAGCAGGTCACCTGGCTGCCGGATGCCGCGGGGCTGCCCATCGACCGGCTGGTCGCGCGCCTCGCCGAGGTGCGCGGCGCGGCGCCGGCCGACGTGCGCGTCGCGGTGCAGGACCGGCCCCGGAACGCCGATGTCGCCGCGCGCGCCCGCGCGGCCGGGGCGACCGTGGTGCCGTTCGAGCACGGCGACATCGAGCGTTCGCTGCGCGCCGCGCAGCCCGGCACCGACCTCGACGTGGTGACCGGCATCGGGGGAGCGCCCGAGGGACTGCTGACGGCCGCCGCGGTGCGGGCGCTCGGCGCCGACATGGTCGCGTCGTACGCGCCGCAGTCCGCCGGCGAGGCTGAGCGGCTCGTGGCATCCGGCCGTTCGGATTCGACGCCGCTCACCCTCGACGACCTCTGCCCGGGGCCCGCGTGGCTGTTCCTCAGCGCGGTCACGGCGTGCCGGCCGGGGGCCGACGGCGTGCTCGAGGCGGCGCGGCGGGAGGCCCGCGGCATCCGGGTCGCGTCGTGGGACGTCGGGCCAGAGCGCGCGCCGCGGAGGTCGGAGTTGCTCGTGGGGGACGACGGCGCGGTCGCCGGCGCCGGCCGTTGAGCGCCGTCGGGCCCGGCCGTTGAGCGCCGTCGCGCCGCGACTGTGGAGCGCCGTCGGCCCGACCGTCGAGCGCCGTCGCGGCGCGACCGTTGAACCCGATCGGCCCGCCCGTTAAGAACGCACGAATTTTCACGTCATCCATGGCACGGAATGCGCTTTCCGACGGGTGCGATCGTTAAGCTCGAAGCAGGCTCGGCACCGGTTCGCGGATGCCACTCCGGCCGCGACCTCCGACCGACCACCCCGGGAAGGACCCCCGATCGTGAGCACCGACACCGAAAGCAGCCTCTACTTGCATCCCGACCGCAACATCGCGCTCGAGCTGGTGCGGGCCACCGAGGCCGCCGCCATCCGCTCGTACCCGTGGATCGGGCGCGGCGACAAGCTCGCGGCCGACGGCGCGGCGGTCGACGCCATGCGGGCGTTCCTCGGCACGGTCAACTTCGACGGCGTCGTGGTCATCGGCGAGGGCGAGAAGGACGAGGCGCCCATGCTCTTCAACGGCGAGCGCGTCGGCAACGGCCGCGGCCCCGCCTGCGACATCGCGGTCGACCCGATCGACGGCACCTCGCTCACCGCCGCCGGCCGCCAGAACGCGCTGTCGGTCATCGCAGTCGCCGACCGCGGCACGATGCTCGACGCGTCATCCGTCTTCTACATGGACAAGATCGTCACGGATGCCGCGGGCATCGGCGTCGTCGACATCCGCAAGCCGATCGGCGAGAACCTCCGCGCGCTCGCGGCCGCCAAGGGCAAGGAGGTCGGCGAGCTCCGGGTCGCGGTCCTCAACCGCCCGCGGCACGAGCAGCTCATCGCCGACATCCGCGCGGCCGGCGCCGGCACGCGCCTCATCAGCGACGGCGACGTGGCCGGCGGCATCAACGCGGCCCGCTACGAGTCCCGCATCGACATGTGCGTCGGCATCGGCGGCAGCCCCGAGGGCATCACCACCGCCTGCGCGATCAAGGCGCTCGGCGGGTTCATGCAGGGCCGGCTCGCGCCGAAGGACGACGCCGAGCGCGCCCGCGGCGAGGCGGCGGGCCTGGACTGCGACCAGGTCTACGAGCTCGACGACCTCGTGCGCAGCGACAACACGTTCTTCGTGGCCACCGGCGTGACCGACGGCGAGCTCGTCGACGGCGTCCGCAAGAAGGGCCCGATCATCCGCACCGAGTCGATCGTGCTGCGCGGCAAGTCGGGCACCATCCGCCGCGTCGTGGCCGACCACCTCGTGGAGAAGTGGCTCGACGAAGCCGACCGCTGACCCGATTCCGCGGGCGGATGTGGGCGGGACCCGACAGAATGGCCGAATGACCGACGCGACGAAGCTGCCGCGCGCCCTGCGCCCGTTCGCCTCGGGCCAGTATCGGCTGCTCGTCGTCGCGCTCGCCGCGTCGCTGCTCTCGGCCGGGGCGTGGATCGTGGCGGCCGCGTGGCAGGTCATCGAGCTCGGCGGCTCGCCCGTCGACCTCTCGATCGTCGCGGTCGGGGCGAGCCTCGGGCTGGTGCTCGCCGTGCTGGTCGGCGGGGTCGTGGCCGACCGCGTTCCGCAGCGGCGCATCCTGCTCGTCGTCGAGGTCGCGCGCGCGGTCGTCTTCACCGTGGCCGGAGTCCTCGCCGTGTCGGGCGTCATCGAGGTGTGGCAGCTGGCGGTGCTGTCGTTCGTGCTCGGCGTCGCCGACGGCTTCTTCTACCCCGCGTACTCCGCATGGTTGCCGGCTCTACTGCCCGCCGACCAGCTGCTCGCCGCGAACGGGGTCGAGGGCGTGCTGCGCCCGGTGGCGCAGAACGCCGCGGGTCCGGCGGTCGCGAGCGCGCTCATCGCGGTGCAGGCGCCGTGGCTGGCGTTCCTGACGGTCGCGGTGCTGCAGCTCGTCGCGATCGTGGGGCTCGCCATCATGCGCACCACTGCCGTGCGCCGCGAGCTCGACGACGTCGATGCGCATCCGCTGCGGCAGATGTTCACCGACTTCCGCGACGGCTTCGGGTACCTGCTGCGCACGCGGTGGCTCTTCGCGACGCTCGCGTTCTCCATCCTGCTCGTGCTCGTGGTGATCGGGCCCATCGAGGTGCTCATCCCGTTCGCCGTCCGCGACCAGGCGGGCGGCGGCGCCGGCGAGTTCGCCCTGGTGCTCGCCTCGTTCGGCATCGGCGGCGCCGTCGGATCGCTGCTCGTCGCGTCGTTCCCGCTGCCGCGGCGCTACCTGACCCTCATGATCATCGCGTGGGGCTTCGGATGCATCCCGCTGGCGCTCATCGGCGTGACCCCGTGGCTGTGGGTCATGGTGGTCGCGACGTTCATCGTCGGCTTCCTCTTCGACGGCGCCTCGGTGGTGTGGGGCACGCTCCTGCAGCGGCGCGTGCCGCCGGCGATGCTCGGCCGCGTGTCGAGCCTCGACTTCTTCGTGTCGCTCGCGCTCATGCCGATCTCGATGGCGGTGGCCGGTCCGCTCGGCGAGTGGCTCGGACTGGCGCCCGCCTTCCTCATCGCGGGCCTGGTGCCGCCGCTGCTCGCGGTGATCACGCTCGCCGCCGCGCGGCTCGGGCAGGACGAGCTCGCGCATCCGCTCGACGGGCACCCCGATGAAACCGCCGTGACCGGCGCCGAGGCGGCCGCCGGCTTCGCCGCGCCAGTCGACGAGCCGCACCATCGGCACGAGGCCGACCGGCGTGCCGACCCCGACCTCGAGCCGGGGTAGGGCCGAGGGCAGGCGGCGGGGCGCGGCGGTCGACCGCGGCGAGCTGCGGTCCGCCGCTCCTCGTGGCAACCCCTCGACCCGGCAACCCCTCGACGCCGACGTGGTCGTGTGGAAGCGTGGCCCGTGCCGAGCAGGTGAACGAGACGGAGGAGGCCCCACGTGGTCACGATGAAGGATGCATTCCCGGGTTTCAGCGTCGACGACCTCGGCGCCGCGCGAGAGTTCTACGGGACGAAGCTCGGGTTGTCGGTCGAGGACGCGCCGATGGGCTCGTTGAACGTGACCCTGCCGTCGGGCCAGGTGGTGTTCATCTACCAGAAGGACAACCACGAACCGGCGACGTTCACGATCCTGAACCTCGTGGTCGAGGACATCGACCGCGCGGTCGACGAGCTGAACGCGGCCGGGGTCGTGACGAAGATCTACTCGGGTGACCTGGACTTCGGGACCGACGAGCGCGGGATCTCCCGCAGCTCGGAGGACAACCCGGGCCCGAACATCGCGTGGTTCCGCGACCCGGCCGGGAACGTCATCAGCGTCATCGAGGACTGACGCTTCGGGGATCGCCGCGGCGCCGTCGGATGGAAGCGGCTCGTCGGAGCTGAGCCGTCGGCGCGGCGCGGCGCCGACGGCTAGTCGGTCGCTCCGTCGCCGACCTCGAGCTGGCGCCGGATCTCGGGGTCGAGCTCGAGGAGCGACCGGCCCTCGTCCGAGCGTGCGTCGAACTCGTCGGCGACGATCGCCTCGGTGACCTCGGGCGCGGTGAGCCGGCGGGGCTGTTCGTGCACTGCAGCGGGCGCCGCGAGGAGCGACACCTTGGTCTCGTCGATGCCGGGGAATTGGCGAGCCGTCACGAGCACGCGCGACTCGAGCGAGTTGGCGAACTTGTTGTAGCTGTCGACCGTGCGCTCGATCGCCTTGCGGAGGCCCTCGGCATGGCCGGCGAGCGTGCCGATGCGCTGGTAGAGGGTGTTGCCGAGATCGAAGAGCTTCTTCGCCTCGTCGGATACGGCCTGCTGCTGCCAGGTGAACGCCACGGTCTTGAGCACGGCCCAGAGGTTCACGGGGGAGGCGAGCGCCACGCGCTTGCCGAACGCGTAGTCGAGCAACGAGGGGTCGGCCTCGAGCGCGGACGACAGCAGCGATTCGCTCGGGATGAAGGCGATCACGAACTCGGGGCTCGCGTCGAGGCCCTCCCAGTAGGTCTTCTTGGCGAGCGCATCGATGTGGCCGCGCACCGCCCGCACGTGCCGGGTGATGAGCTCCTTGCGCCGCGCGCCCTCGTCGCCGGTGGCCGTGAAGGGGATCTGGCTCGCCTCGAGGTAGTGCTCGAGCGGCACCTTGGCGTCGAGCGGGATCGACTTGCTGCCCGGGAGCCGCACGACCATGTCGGGGCGGCCCGATCCGGCGTCGGTCACGATGCTCTGCTGCGTGAAGAAGTCGACGTACTGGGTGAGCCCGGCCGCCTCGACCACGCGGCGCAGCTGGGTCTCGCCCCACACGCCGCGCGTGCTGTTCGATCGCAGCGCGGAGGCGAGCGACTCCGTCGTGGCACGGAGCTCGGCGTCGGAGGCCTGGGCCTGCTTCAGCTGCTGCGCGATCGACCCGTACTGCTCGCTGCGCTGCCGCTCGAGTTCGGTGACCTTCACGTGCATGGTCTGCAGCGTCTCGCGCACGGGGCTCAGCGCCTCGAGGACGACGCTCTCGCGCTTCGCCCGCGCCTCGCGCTCGGCCTGGTCGCTGCGCTGCTGGTCGACGAGGTCGCGGTAGCGGGCTCGGTGCTCTTCGACCTGCTGCTCGAGGCCCTCGACGGTCGAC
Coding sequences:
- a CDS encoding 4-hydroxy-3-methylbut-2-enyl diphosphate reductase translates to MPRMPGVRGRLKDIPAPGRKRVLLAAPRGYCAGVDRAVIAVEKALEHYGAPVYVRKQIVHNIHVVTELEKQGAIFVDEVDEVPEGAHVVFSAHGVSPAVVNSAADRGLHAIDATCPLVTKVHREAVRFARDDYEILLIGHEGHEEVEGTAGEAPDHVTLVNSPDDVPNIEVRDPEKVVWLSQTTLSVDETMETVRRLRERFPALQDPPSDDICYATQNRQVAIKKVAQEAELVIVVGSANSSNSVRLVEVALENGAKAAYRVDYSTEIKQEWLDGVSTVGVTSGASVPEGLVKEVLLELEDAGYADVAEVKTAEEDLMFSLPKELRRDLSGNRDARALGGRSRANTDA
- a CDS encoding DUF6264 family protein, which codes for MSQDEAARTPDAPGQGGAADERPRPRYGEYAPEGWTWQPPADESAAPVQPAPPVQPTAPPPPPAPVALPGERQPSAVDRVVTIALLALGAFGAINTAASLQMLPQQFSLVYEQQGVGDFTPPEWLPTLTMVGTVLQLALYAATLGWSILRLRARKTAFWVPILGGVLSLVLMMVLVSIVFLNDPTFVAYIERMAGTTAP
- the fbaA gene encoding class II fructose-bisphosphate aldolase — translated: MPIATPEQYAEMLDTAKAKGFAFPAFNVSSSQTLNAVLQGLAESGSDGIIQVTTGGADYFAGHTVKARSAGALAFARFAHEVAKSYPITVALHTDHCPKNALDDFVFPLIAASEEEVKAGRNPIFQSHMWDGSAVPLDENLEIAKEILPRMKAINAVLEVEIGVVGGEEDGVSHEINEHLYTTLDDAIKTVEALGLGEDGRYMAALTFGNVHGVYAPGNVKLRPELLKEIQDGLAAKYGTGPKPLDLVFHGGSGSTDEEIAEAVRNGVVKMNIDTDTQYAFTRSIAGYMFDNYDGVLKVDGSVGNKKLYDPRAWGKVAESAMAVRVGESTRQLGSAGQSISA
- a CDS encoding fructose-bisphosphatase class II — translated: MSSPGAAPLADLDGRVARALRNATAAAAASVVPLVGSGDGMAVDGTAVDALRAALAAIAVDGRVVAGEGEKDAAPMLAPGERFGTGGLALDLAVDPVDGTRLAASGRDGAMAVLAVTGRDGFADLGPAHYLAKQVTWLPDAAGLPIDRLVARLAEVRGAAPADVRVAVQDRPRNADVAARARAAGATVVPFEHGDIERSLRAAQPGTDLDVVTGIGGAPEGLLTAAAVRALGADMVASYAPQSAGEAERLVASGRSDSTPLTLDDLCPGPAWLFLSAVTACRPGADGVLEAARREARGIRVASWDVGPERAPRRSELLVGDDGAVAGAGR
- the glpX gene encoding class II fructose-bisphosphatase — encoded protein: MVSTDTESSLYLHPDRNIALELVRATEAAAIRSYPWIGRGDKLAADGAAVDAMRAFLGTVNFDGVVVIGEGEKDEAPMLFNGERVGNGRGPACDIAVDPIDGTSLTAAGRQNALSVIAVADRGTMLDASSVFYMDKIVTDAAGIGVVDIRKPIGENLRALAAAKGKEVGELRVAVLNRPRHEQLIADIRAAGAGTRLISDGDVAGGINAARYESRIDMCVGIGGSPEGITTACAIKALGGFMQGRLAPKDDAERARGEAAGLDCDQVYELDDLVRSDNTFFVATGVTDGELVDGVRKKGPIIRTESIVLRGKSGTIRRVVADHLVEKWLDEADR
- a CDS encoding MFS transporter codes for the protein MTDATKLPRALRPFASGQYRLLVVALAASLLSAGAWIVAAAWQVIELGGSPVDLSIVAVGASLGLVLAVLVGGVVADRVPQRRILLVVEVARAVVFTVAGVLAVSGVIEVWQLAVLSFVLGVADGFFYPAYSAWLPALLPADQLLAANGVEGVLRPVAQNAAGPAVASALIAVQAPWLAFLTVAVLQLVAIVGLAIMRTTAVRRELDDVDAHPLRQMFTDFRDGFGYLLRTRWLFATLAFSILLVLVVIGPIEVLIPFAVRDQAGGGAGEFALVLASFGIGGAVGSLLVASFPLPRRYLTLMIIAWGFGCIPLALIGVTPWLWVMVVATFIVGFLFDGASVVWGTLLQRRVPPAMLGRVSSLDFFVSLALMPISMAVAGPLGEWLGLAPAFLIAGLVPPLLAVITLAAARLGQDELAHPLDGHPDETAVTGAEAAAGFAAPVDEPHHRHEADRRADPDLEPG
- a CDS encoding VOC family protein; protein product: MKDAFPGFSVDDLGAAREFYGTKLGLSVEDAPMGSLNVTLPSGQVVFIYQKDNHEPATFTILNLVVEDIDRAVDELNAAGVVTKIYSGDLDFGTDERGISRSSEDNPGPNIAWFRDPAGNVISVIED
- the rmuC gene encoding DNA recombination protein RmuC, whose translation is MDLLALVIGLVIGAVVGGLIVAVRSARRPAGDPVGDDPALIEARHQAQLAEVRAAEASAMSELRAQEQEVRARLQADLASAMSTVEGLEQQVEEHRARYRDLVDQQRSDQAEREARAKRESVVLEALSPVRETLQTMHVKVTELERQRSEQYGSIAQQLKQAQASDAELRATTESLASALRSNSTRGVWGETQLRRVVEAAGLTQYVDFFTQQSIVTDAGSGRPDMVVRLPGSKSIPLDAKVPLEHYLEASQIPFTATGDEGARRKELITRHVRAVRGHIDALAKKTYWEGLDASPEFVIAFIPSESLLSSALEADPSLLDYAFGKRVALASPVNLWAVLKTVAFTWQQQAVSDEAKKLFDLGNTLYQRIGTLAGHAEGLRKAIERTVDSYNKFANSLESRVLVTARQFPGIDETKVSLLAAPAAVHEQPRRLTAPEVTEAIVADEFDARSDEGRSLLELDPEIRRQLEVGDGATD